The genome window GCGCCGAAGTTTCAAGTATCCGCCGTTTTACCGGATCATCAACCTCGACATAAAGCATAAGGATCCTGAAATTGTGCATAACCAATCTGTTTATTTGGCTAATGAACTTCGCAAACAATTTGACGACAGGGTAATAGGCCCGCAACCCCCAATGGTTAGCCGGATAAGGAATTACTATATTCAAACCATTATGCTCAAATTTGAGAAAGATGGCGTATCAATTAATAAAGTAAAAGGAGTCATCAGGGATATCATCACACAGTTTCAAACTACAAGGCTTAGCAAAGGAAGCATTGTACAGCCCGATGTTGATCCTTATTGATATTAAGGTTTAATAAGTTTGTTTATGAGCGAACATAATTATAAAACAACCATTACCTGGACAGGGAACCAGGGGGTTGGCACCAGTGATTACAGAGCATACAAAAGGGACCATGCTATAAATGTGGATGGAAAGCCGGAAATACCAGCATCTTCCGATCCCTCATTCAGGGGCGATAAAGCAAGGTATAATCCTGAAGAATTATTGGTTGCATCACTTTCTTCATGCCACATGTTGTGGTATCTGCATTTGTGCAGCGCGGCAGGTGTTGTGGTAGTTAATTATACCGATGAA of Mucilaginibacter xinganensis contains these proteins:
- a CDS encoding OsmC family protein; translated protein: MSEHNYKTTITWTGNQGVGTSDYRAYKRDHAINVDGKPEIPASSDPSFRGDKARYNPEELLVASLSSCHMLWYLHLCSAAGVVVVNYTDEATGIMIEAVNGSGHFKEVTLHPVVTVSDASMIEKANALHHEANKMCFVANSVNFPVLHKPSFVAV